The proteins below come from a single Megalops cyprinoides isolate fMegCyp1 chromosome 5, fMegCyp1.pri, whole genome shotgun sequence genomic window:
- the nfil3 gene encoding nuclear factor interleukin-3-regulated protein gives MQAIKKEPPSSGSYNGEDDLVLAVALQGADRELISPKLSNMSYKAKSSTCRRKREFIPEEKKDNLYWERRRKNNEAAKRSREKRRLNDMVLENKLMALGEENATLKAELLSLKLKFGLVSSSAYAQEVQKISSSTASLYQDFLSPAASQASFPRELGSSCISVIKHSPHSTLSDASETSAATQGSPLAGMCRTPEVIKQEPVEMGSYTREARERSSPYELYRNYLASPFPGNYSQPSPFLQITRSSSNSPRTSDGDEGAISKSSDGEDEQQVPKGPMPSARDPKSVIVSTVKVPEASSSALPHKLRIKARAIQIKVEAIDPEYDSSGKPPSPIDMSVKGCYQVAKHAASDYIQSSLSPLSLQVTNVQDWTHRPEHWHKDHPETLQNGCKNRLCPGSPGPVTNKLIVDLKDGSYADTENLYLKRGIADLSAEVASLKRLITTRQGSVVESAKTTTDHDTLSKGCYSK, from the coding sequence ATGCAAGCTATCAAGAAAGAACCACCATCCAGTGGCTCCTACAATGGAGAGGACGACCTGGTCCTTGCAGTGGCTTTGCAGGGAGCGGACAGGGAACTGATAAGCCCAAAGCTCTCCAACATGTCCTACAAGGCCAAAAGCAGCACCTGCCGCAGGAAACGGGAGTTCATCCCCGAGGAGAAGAAGGACAACTTGTACTGGGAGAGGAGGCGGAAAAACAACGAGGCGGCCAAGCGCTCGCGGGAGAAGCGCAGACTCAACGACATGGTGCTGGAGAACAAGCTGATGGCCCTGGGAGAGGAGAACGCCACCCTCAAAGCCGAGCTGCTGTCCCTCAAGCTCAAATTCGGCCTGGTCAGCTCCTCGGCCTACGCCCAGGAGGTGCAGAAAATCTCCAGCTCCACGGCGTCTCTGTACCAGGACTTCCTCTCGCCCGCTGCCAGCCAAGCCTCTTTCCCCCGGGAGCTGGGCAGCAGCTGCATCTCGGTTATCAAGCACTCGCcccacagcactctctctgacGCATCCGAGACCTCCGCTGCAACTCAGGGCAGCCCCTTGGCCGGCATGTGCAGAACCCCCGAGGTCATCAAGCAGGAGCCAGTGGAGATGGGCAGCTACACTAGGGAggccagggagaggagcagccCGTATGAACTCTACCGGAACTACTTGGCCAGCCCGTTCCCGGGAAACTACTCGCAACCTTCCCCCTTCTTACAGATCACGAGGTCATCCAGCAACTCTCCCAGAACCTCGGACGGGGACGAGGGGGCCATAAGCAAGTCCTCGGATGGGGAAGACGAGCAGCAGGTTCCGAAAGGCCCGATGCCCTCTGCGCGGGACCCAAAGAGCGTCATCGTCTCAACTGTTAAGGTGCCAGAGGCAAGCTCCTCGGCTCTGCCGCACAAACTCAGGATCAAAGCCAGGGCCATCCAGATCAAAGTGGAGGCCATCGATCCCGAGTACGACTCCTCTGGGAAGCCACCCTCCCCCATCGACATGTCTGTGAAGGGCTGCTATCAGGTGGCCAAACACGCTGCGTCTGATTACATACAGTCCTCCCTGAGCCCCCTGTCCCTCCAAGTGACTAACGTCCAGGACTGGACTCACCGGCCCGAGCACTGGCACAAGGACCACCCAGAGACGCTCCAGAACGGATGCAAGAACCGCCTCTGCCCCGGCTCCCCAGGCCCGGTGACGAACAAACTCATCGTCGACCTAAAGGACGGCTCTTACGCCGACACAGAGAACTTGTATTTAAAGCGGGGCATCGCTGACCTCTCGGCGGAAGTGGCCTCCTTGAAAAGACTGATTACGACGCGGCAAGGGTCCGTCGTAGAGTCGGCCAAAACCACTACTGATCACGACACGTTATCGAAAGGATGTTACTCAAAGTGA